The region TCAAGCGTCAAGAGAATGTTACGCTGATCTTTATGCTCAGTTGGGCGAACTCGGAGAAGAAATAAAAATAGTTGGATTGGGTGTAACAGGCTCCGGCAGGCAGATAGCAGCGTTGCATGCCATGACAGGCGGTATTATAAATGAAATTATCGCCCATGCTACCGGGGCATTGTTTTTTGATCAGACTGTAGACACGATCTTCGAGATTGGCGGCCAGGACGCCAAATATACCTATATTAAAAATGGCGTACCATCGGACTATGCCATGAATGACGCCTGTAGTGCAGGTACGGGATCTTTTCTGGAGGAAGCCGCAAAAGAGACGATGGGGATTGAGATGGAGGACATCGGCAGTATAGCAATTCAGGGACAGAATCCTCCAAATTTCAATGACCAGTGTGCGGCTTTTATAAGCAGTGATATTAAGAATGCCTCTCATGAAGGCATGACGAGAGAAGATATTGTAGCCGGTCTCGTATATTCTATATGCATGAACTATGATAATCGGGTCAAGGGAAACAGACCTGTAGGCGACAACATATTTATGCAGGGTGGCGTCTGCTATAACAAGGCGGTGCCGGTGGCAATGGCAGCCCTTACAGGGAAGCGAATTGTCGTCCCGCCGGAATCGGGACTGATGGGTGCCTTTGGGGTCGCACTCGAAATAAAAGGCATGTTACAGCTAAATCTCCTCCGGGAAAAAGATTTTTCTCTTAAAACATTAAGAGATAGGACCATCGCATACGGAGAACCATTTATCTGTAATGGGGGCAAAGAGAAGTGTGACCGTAAATGTGAAGTGGCGCGGATTGTCATAGAAGGGACAATTTATCCGTTCGGCGGAGCTTGCAACAGATGGTATAATCAACGCTTTAATATTCACGTTGATACAGAAAACCTGAACCTTGTCAAAATGCACGATAATCTCACCTTTAATAAGTATATTCCTCAGCCGGAGGAACTGGGAGTTAAAGAAATTTCGAAAACAATCGGGATTAATAAATCTTTTTTGGTAAATACGTATTATCCGCTGTATTACCACTTTTTTTCCCGGATTGGTCTTCGCGTCCTCATTTCAGACCTTTCAGAACAGGAAGGTGTTGACCGTCAGAGAGCGCCCTTCTGCTATCCCGCGGAAATTTCGCATGGCTACCTTCAGAATCTCTTAAAGAAGAAACCGGATTATCTTTTTCTGCCTCAGTTAAAAGGCGATTACGCGGAAAACGGAGATAGAAAAGGCATAACCTGCCCCCTCTCACAAGGAGAACCCTATTATCTGTCAAGCGCCTTTAAGGATATGGAGATATTTGGAAAACTGAAGGAAGAAGGTAAAATCATAATGCCTGTTATTGATTTTTCCGGAGGATATGAGGCGGCAGAAGATGCTTTTATATCCACAGCAAGAAAGCTTGGCTGCCGGAAGAATGCGGCTCGCAAGGCATTCTCTGAAGCGGTCAAAGTTCAAACAGGCATTCATAAAGAAATGAAAGAGGCGGGTTTGCGTTTTCTACGTGAGCTCGAAGAGGATCCTGATCGTACCGCTGTGGTTATCTTGGGAAGATCATACAATGCCTTTGTACCAGAGGCGAATATGGGAATTCCTCATAAATTCGCATCCAGAGGCGTGCCCGTAATTCCCTTTGATTTTCTTCCGTTAGAAAAAGAGCCGGTCAATGATAATATGTACTGGTCAACAGGGCAGTCGATTCTCAAAGGAGCAACGTTTATAGAAAAACACCCGCAACTCTTTGGCTGCTATATTACCAATTTCTCCTGTGGTCCTGATTCATTCCTTGTAGGGTACTTCCGCACTATTATGGGGAAAAAGCCTTTTTTAATCCTTGAATTGGATTCTCACGTGGCCGATGCGGGACTGGAAACGAGAATCGAGGCATTCATGGATATCATAAAAAATTACCGAGAATTGGGAAAACGGGAACAACATAGACGTGTTACACATTATTCTTCACCAAAAGCGGCGCATTTTGATTATAGGAAACAGGAGTTCATCGATTCAAAGGGGAGAGGTTACCCATTCCATCACCCCCGGACGCATCTCATTATTCCGTCCATGGGGCGTTTCCTGAACGATGCAACCTCTGCCGTATTCAGATCGATAGGTATCCGCGCATCGGTACTTCCACCCGCAGATGATCAAGTTCTCAAACTCGGAAGGGGCAACACAACCTGTAAGGAATGCCTGCCGCTGTTGCTTACCGTTGGCAGTCTCCTGAAATATTTGAAACAAAGGGGTGATTCGGACGAACTTTTAGTCTACTTCATGCCGACAGCATCCGGTCCCTGCCGGTTCGGCCAATACTCTCCCTTTATCAGTCAACTTATTGCCCGAAACGAGATAGAAGACGTCGCCGTATTTTCCCCTCAAGCCGAAAATAGTTACACCGAGTTAGGCGGCAACGAATTCACCTTGAAACTATGGTCGTGCCTGGTTATAGCTGATATCATGCAGGATATTTATTCAATTCTTCTGACAAACGCTGTGGACAAAGATCTGGCCCTGGAGATTTATAATAAGGAATCGAAAAGAATCATTGAGGTCTTTGAACATTCGCCCAATTTTAGAGACCTTCAAAAGACCCTCAAGACTGTAGCAAAGAACTTTCAGAAGATACCTGTAAAAAGGCATGTGAATGAAACTCCTACTATTCTCCTTACGGGTGAGATATTTGTCCGGCATGATGATATTTCAAGACAATTCCTCGTTGAGAAACTGGCCCAGCAGGGATTTGCAACCAAGGTTTCCAGTGTGATGGAATGGATTTATTACACAGACTGGTGCTTCGAAAAGGGTTTATCGGCGGATATGCCTAATTTCCAAAAACGGGTTTCCCTTTTTCTGAGAGCGACCTGGATGAGAAGATATGAGAAAACATACAAGAAAATCATGGTACAGTCAGATTTGTTCCAATATCGGCTGGAGAATGTCGATCATCTTATCAGTAATATCCAGCACTTGATCAATCCGGAACTGACCGGTGAGGCTGTATTGACCGTAGGGGCGGCAATAACCGAGATTTTCTACCAGTATTGCGGAGTTATAGCCATCGGCCCCTTCGGTTGTATGCCCAATCGTCTGTCGGAAGCCATCCTGTCAAGAGAGATGGGCACAGAGCTTCCCTTTCTGGCCATTGAAAGCGACGGGAATCTTTTCCCGCAGATTATCACGGCAAAATTGGAGGTGTTTATATTACAAGCATTGAGGTTACAGAGAAAAATGATGTACTCAAACAGGAAGAGTACTCACTGAGTTCGGTCCTGCGGACGATCAGTTTCAATGGAGTGTCCGTAAATGAAAAATAATGGTATTTTGAAAATATATATGCTAATTCCTCACTAAATTGAGGTTCTCACCTAAAGTGTTTGAACGCAGAGGAGGTTAATAAATAAAAAAATGGAAAGTAAAAACAGAAAAACCTTTATCATGTTTCTGCTGGCTTTTCTGATAGCGTCTTTTATCGTTTCTCTTGTGGAGGTATTGAGGTCATCTTTTATTCCTGTTGGACCTGATGTTCAGACAGTATCGGCGGTTTCATCAGCGGATAATCCTCGTTCACCGGGATCGTTTGCTGATCTGGCTGAGAAATTGAAACCGTCCGTTGTAAATATCAGTACAACGAAAACAATCCGCTCCGGCCGTGGAGGACAATCCAGATCGCCTTTTGACCGATACTTTTGGGGAGATGATTTCTTTGATAGATTTTTTGGCGACATACCCAAGAGAGAATTCAAACAGAGGAGTCTCGGTTCCGGTTTTATCATTAGTCATGACGGCTATATTTTCACGAACAATCACGTTGTTGAGCAGGCCGACAAGATACTGGTTAAACTTTCAACGGGAAAGGAGTATGAAGCCAAGGTCATTGGCAGGGATGCAAAAACGGACCTCGCTCTTATAAAAATTAAACCGGGCGAAAGTCTACCTGTTGCTGAAATAGGCGATTCCGAGAAATTGCGTGTCGGCGACTGGGTTCTTGCCATCGGAAACCCCTTCGGCCTTGAACAGACGGTAACCGCGGGCATTATCAGCGCTAAGGGCAGGGTGATAGGCGCTGGACCCTATGATAATTTCATTCAAACGGACGCCTCCATCAATCCCGGGAATAGCGGGGGGCCTCTTTTTAATATGGAAGGTAAAGTGATAGGCATTAATGCGGTAATTATAGCCCAGGGACAGGGCATCGGGTTTGCTATACCGATTAATATGGCCAAAACCGTACTGCCTGACCTCAAATCAAAAGGGAAAGTTACCCGTGCCTGGCTTGGCGTTTCTGTCCAGGATGTCACCGACGATATAGCCAAGAGTTTTAAACTTAAAGAGAGTGGTGGTGCATTGGTATCCGAAGTATTCAAGGGAGATCCAGCCGACAAGGCCGGTCTGAGGACAGGGGATCTCATAACCGAGGTGAATGGCAAAAAAATAAAAGATACCCACGAGTTGTTGCTTACGATCGCCTCTTTTCATGTCGGGGACAAGGTTGAGATCAAAGCCCTGCGGGATGGTCAGGAAAAGACTTTTCGCATTGTTGTAACAGAAAGAAGGGACCAGCCGGAAGTGGCATCGGCAGAAGAGACTGCACAAAACTTTGGGATGGTCATACAGGATATCACTCCTGAGATTGCCCGATATCTTGGAATTGCAAGCAGAAGAGGTGTAATTGTTGTTGATGTTAAAGACGGAAGCACTGCCGATGAGAATGGTATTCAGCCCCAGGACATCATCCTGCAGGTTAATAACGTGAAAATTTCATCCATGAAAGAATACCTGAGGGAAACATCGAAGAAAAGTGCAAAAAACAGCGTTCTTCTCTTAATCAAGCGGGGCAAGGCAACGTTTTTTGTAAGTCTGCGCAAGTAATGAATGGTTCTGTATGTATAGGGGCCATTATCTGCTTGCGATATATGAAACACTGAATGCTCATTTCGGTGACCTCCACTGGTGGCCTGGTGATTCCCCTTTTGAGGTGATTGTCGGAGCAATACTCACCCAGAATACGGCATGGAGAAATGTTGAAAGTGCCATATCAAAACTGAAAACGAAAGGCATCCTTTACCCCGAGGGGATTTTCAAAACAGATGACCAAACACTTGCTGATCTTATTCGACCATCGGGATATTACAACATTAAGACCCAGAGATTAAAGTCATTTATACGGTTTCTCTATGAGGTGTATAATGGCAACCTGGACAGCATGTTTGCGGAAGACCTTTGGCGCCTGAGAGGAAAGTTGCTTACGGTCAAGGGTATTGGAGAGGAGACTGCCGACAGTATATTGCTTTACGCGGGAAACAAGCCCATATTCGTTGTTGATGCATATACAAGAAGGATTTTGCAGAGACATGATATTATCCGAAGAGATACCACATATACGGAGAGGTTTTTGAATGTTACTCGCAATTGAGAATTTGTCAGTCGAAATTGCCGAAAAAGAAGTACTTAGGGACGTTAATCTGGCAATCGGCCAAGGAGAAACCCACGTCCTTTTCGGAAAAAACGGATCGGGAAAGACAACCCTGTTGATGGCTATTATGGGATTTTCCGGGTGCCGCATCACGGGTGGAAAGATAACATTTAAAGGTGTGGATATTACCCATCTTCCCATTAATGAAAGGGCAAAACTGGGTATAGGGATGTCATTTCAGCGGCCCCCGACCGTACGAGGGCTCAAGGTGCATGATCTTATCAGGACATTCAACAATAACAGTGAAGAAACCATTGAACAGGTCGCAGGCAGCCTGAACTTTACAGAATTCATGGAGCGGGATATCAACCTCGGTTTTTCCGGCGGTGAAATAAAAAAATCCGAACTCCTTCAGCTTATCGTCCAGAACCCGGAACTGATCCTCCTGGACGAACCGGAATCGGGAGTTGATCTGGAAAATATCAAAATCATCGGAAGGGTCATTAAAAAGCTGCTTCAGAAAAATCTCAGGAGACAGCGCTTTAAGTCGGGCCTCGTTATCACCCACACGGGACTTATCCTGAATTACCTTGAGGCGGACAAGGGCCACCTCATGCTCAACGGCAGGATTACATGCGAGGGCAATCCCAGAGAGATGTTTGAGACCATTGAAAGCCGCGGTTACGAGGAGTGCGCCAGATGTCAAAGATAGACGAAAAAGCGAGAACTGCCCTGAAAAAGAAATCACTCTATGGGCCTGATATTGATCTTGACTGCTTCAGGAGTGAGGCCGTTTCTCATGAATATGATCCCGACTTATCCAACTTTTCCGAAGGAGAGAAAAAGCATATCGAGGGGGTCGGGTTCCTCACATCACATGGGGAAAGGACGGGAAGCTTTGTGATGAAGGATCACTCTCCCGTTCAATGCTCTATCCGCCAGGATGGAGTTGAGCTGCTTTCCATGAATGATGCCCTGAAGAAATATTACGGACTAACGGACTACTGGTGGAAAGCCGTTGATATTGATGCAGACAAGTACACCGCCCAGGCGGCAGTCGCATTTCATGACGGCTATTTCATTCGGGCCAGGGCGGGAATAAAGGCAGAGTACCCAGTACAGGCCTGCCTCTACATCAGTAGCGAGGGCATTGCCCAGAACGTACACAACATGGTTATCGCTGAGGAAGATTCGGAACTTCATATCATCACAGGATGTACAACAGCGCCCCATCTAAAAAAGGGTTTACATGTCGGTGTATCGGAATTCTACATTAAAAAGGGTGCAACGGTTACATTTACGATGCTCCATACCTGGGGTGAAGAGATTGTTGTAAGACCGAGAACCTCCGTCTGGGTAGAAGAGGGGGCGACGTTCATGTCAAATTATGTGTGCATGAAAATGGCTAAATCCGTGCAGATGTACCCCTCGGTCAGATTAAAGGGGAGAAATGCGGTTGCAAGAATCAACACAATCCTCGTTGCCCCGAAGGGATCAGATCTGGATATAGGGGGGCGTGTCTCTCTCGAAGCGCCGGGGACAAAGGCGGAAATTATATCGAGGGCTATTACCAGGGGAGGTAACATTATAGCCAGAGGACTCCTCATAGGGCAGGTAGCGGATGTGAAAGCCCACCTCGAATGCAACGGGCTTATCCTATCCGAAGAAGGCCGCATTCGTGCGATCCCGGAGCTTGACGGGTGGGTCGCCGGAGTGGAAATGTCCCATGAAGCCGCTGTCGGCAAGATATCTCAGGACGAAATAGAATATCTCATGTCGCGTGGCTTAAGTGAAGACGAGGCGACAGCTCTGATCGTGAGAGGATTCCTGAACGTCAAGATGGAAGGGCTTCCCAAAGAACTTCAGGACGAGATCGAAAGGATCGTTTACGAAACCGGCAGCAGCGTCTTCTAGAGACTATTAAAGCAACATCCCTAAACTCTATGTTATAGGGATACGCTGTGCCGGTCATCAATCAGGTTCCCATGTCTTACCTATACGATTATACGGGCGTCATTCACATCCACTCAGCCTACTCATTCGACGGTCGGACTTCTATGCCGGATATTTTGGAAGCGGCAAGGAGAAACTCCCTCGATTTTGTCATGCTTACCGATCACTCCAACCTGCGGGCGAGGGAAGAAGGCTTTGAGGGCTGGAACGGCGATACACTGCTTATCGTCGGACAGGAAATTGCCCCCCGATTCAACCACTACATTGCCTTCGAGACCAATACGCCCGTGATTTTTCCGGAGGACGAACAGGATATTAACCCCCAGATATACATCGATCATGTTCGGGCACAGGGAGGGATCGGCTTCATCGCCCACCCAGACCATGAAGGAACGAATATGTTTCACGTGAAACATTTCCCCTGGTTAGACTGGACAGCAACCGGTTACACAGGGATTGGGATATGGGACTTTATGTCGGATTGGCAAAGTACCCTGAATGGATACATCGGGGCCCTCTTCAGTTATTTCTTCCCTGCCTTTTTCCTCAGAGGACCAAAAGAAGAAACCTTACAGCGATGGGATCGATTGAACCAGAGCTCTAAAGTGGTTGGTATCGGTGAACTTGACAATCATAACTCCATAGTAAAGGCGTTGGGTTTCAATTTTTCCGTTTTTCCCTTCGCGAAGGCATTTAAATTTTTGAGAACTCATGTGATAACGGAAACACCTTTTGCCAAAGATAAAAAAAGGGATATTGAATTATTACTATCTGCCCTTAAACAGGGAAGGGTATATATAGCGGGAGAATATTACCAGGAAGCCAAGGGTTTCTCCTTTGTTTTAACAGATAACAAACGGAACGCGACTATGGGTGATGACTTTATGCTTGATGGAGAAGCTTGCCTTGCCACCATGCTACCCGTGACCGCGAAGGTCCGCATCATCAAAGACGGGATGCTTTTCATTGAAGAAACTACCCATAACCTGACGTGCCACATCCGCCAGCAGGGAGTTTACAGAGTCGAAGCCTATCTAAAAGTCTTTGGCAAATACCTGCCCTGGATATTTTCGAATCCTATTTATGTAAAAAGCGGTTGAAACGAACCATATGATCAAACACCTGTCACGATTCGCTTTGAAATATGGCCTCATCCCATGTGCTCATTATCTCATTCGTTTATACTTTTCTCTGGTAAGAATCAGGACCATTAATGAGGATATTATTTTTAATCACCTCAAAGGCGGCAAAAAGGCGATAGTCGCGATCTGGCATCAGCGTATCATGCTGATCTTGAGCTATGCCGGAAGGTTTGGCGGTTACAAGCCTTCCGTTATGATCAGCCAGAGCCGTGACGGGGAAATAATTGCCAGGGTGGCAAACCGTCTCAACTTTCGACCCGTCCGGGGATCAAGTTCTCGTGGCGGAAAGGGAGCCCTGAGTAGTATGATCACAGACTTGGCCCAACACCCTTTAGCTGCCCATGTTCTGGATGGCCCAAGCGGACCCAGGGGTGTCATAAAGCCCGGTTTGATTGTAATGGCCCGATCATCCGGAGTCCCGATTTTCCCGGTCTATATTTCAGTCGACCGGGCATGGGTGCTGAATAGCTGGGATCGCACTCTGATACCAAAACCTTTCAGTACAATCACTGTGCGCTGGGATGATCCCATAGTGGTCCCGGAGGATATTGATGAGGAGGCATTTGAGAGCACACGGAAACAGATTGAGCAGCACATGAAGGAGGATCAGAACAAAGATGATGCGGAGAAGGGATGGAGATCTCCTTTGTTATAAAAATGCCATCTATTTCTGAGCTTCTAAACGGATCTCAAATAATTTTGGCCAGAACTTTCCTGTTACGAATAAACGGTTATTTTTTGTGTCATACGCGATGCCGTTGAGAACATCGACCCTTTTGCCATTATCGACCAATCGATATAATCCCCGAAGATCGATCCATCCTAACACCCGCCCTGTCTGCGGTGAAATTCTGGCGATGTATCCCGTATCCCAGATATTGGCGAAGATTTCACCTTTTATATATTCGAGCTCGTTGAGGTAAGGTATGGGTCTGCCGCGATCCTTGACCTCGATCTGCTTCACCATGGTAAATTTCCGGGGATCAAGGAAGCGCAGGATAGCGGTACCATCACTCATGATGAGGTTGTTGCCGTCGCAGGTGATTCCCCAGCCTTCCGTCGGGTAGGAAAACGTTCTCAGGAGGCGGAACGATTGAAGGTCATAAATAAAACCGGTATGCGATTGCCATGTTAGTTGTATCAGCTTGTTCTGCCATATGGTGATTCCTTCACCGAAGTATTCTATCGGCAGA is a window of Deltaproteobacteria bacterium DNA encoding:
- a CDS encoding acyl-CoA dehydratase activase; its protein translation is MKSLGICIGASTLSAVGITRDKDGQIHKTSINVRPHHGNPREALLETLINLGVDGYDRIAVTGRKFRHAVNLSSISEPEAVESALFHLNGNGQNLDAVISAGGETFMVYVMGKDGRICSVQTGNKCASGTGEFFVQQLNRIGISVSEAIHHADEERPYKVSGRCSVFCKSDCTHATNKGVHKGKIVAGLCKMMAGKIIEIIKQIPRNDIMIIGGTAQNPVMVSYLQKEIKNLIVPEEAPYFEALGSALWALDHETVKLPEKKRLFKKGGNSFSILPPLNSALGMVDFKTAERGVAQENDRCVIGLDVGSTTTKAVILRLQDDKVLASVYLRTKGNPVQASRECYADLYAQLGELGEEIKIVGLGVTGSGRQIAALHAMTGGIINEIIAHATGALFFDQTVDTIFEIGGQDAKYTYIKNGVPSDYAMNDACSAGTGSFLEEAAKETMGIEMEDIGSIAIQGQNPPNFNDQCAAFISSDIKNASHEGMTREDIVAGLVYSICMNYDNRVKGNRPVGDNIFMQGGVCYNKAVPVAMAALTGKRIVVPPESGLMGAFGVALEIKGMLQLNLLREKDFSLKTLRDRTIAYGEPFICNGGKEKCDRKCEVARIVIEGTIYPFGGACNRWYNQRFNIHVDTENLNLVKMHDNLTFNKYIPQPEELGVKEISKTIGINKSFLVNTYYPLYYHFFSRIGLRVLISDLSEQEGVDRQRAPFCYPAEISHGYLQNLLKKKPDYLFLPQLKGDYAENGDRKGITCPLSQGEPYYLSSAFKDMEIFGKLKEEGKIIMPVIDFSGGYEAAEDAFISTARKLGCRKNAARKAFSEAVKVQTGIHKEMKEAGLRFLRELEEDPDRTAVVILGRSYNAFVPEANMGIPHKFASRGVPVIPFDFLPLEKEPVNDNMYWSTGQSILKGATFIEKHPQLFGCYITNFSCGPDSFLVGYFRTIMGKKPFLILELDSHVADAGLETRIEAFMDIIKNYRELGKREQHRRVTHYSSPKAAHFDYRKQEFIDSKGRGYPFHHPRTHLIIPSMGRFLNDATSAVFRSIGIRASVLPPADDQVLKLGRGNTTCKECLPLLLTVGSLLKYLKQRGDSDELLVYFMPTASGPCRFGQYSPFISQLIARNEIEDVAVFSPQAENSYTELGGNEFTLKLWSCLVIADIMQDIYSILLTNAVDKDLALEIYNKESKRIIEVFEHSPNFRDLQKTLKTVAKNFQKIPVKRHVNETPTILLTGEIFVRHDDISRQFLVEKLAQQGFATKVSSVMEWIYYTDWCFEKGLSADMPNFQKRVSLFLRATWMRRYEKTYKKIMVQSDLFQYRLENVDHLISNIQHLINPELTGEAVLTVGAAITEIFYQYCGVIAIGPFGCMPNRLSEAILSREMGTELPFLAIESDGNLFPQIITAKLEVFILQALRLQRKMMYSNRKSTH
- a CDS encoding DegQ family serine endoprotease; amino-acid sequence: MESKNRKTFIMFLLAFLIASFIVSLVEVLRSSFIPVGPDVQTVSAVSSADNPRSPGSFADLAEKLKPSVVNISTTKTIRSGRGGQSRSPFDRYFWGDDFFDRFFGDIPKREFKQRSLGSGFIISHDGYIFTNNHVVEQADKILVKLSTGKEYEAKVIGRDAKTDLALIKIKPGESLPVAEIGDSEKLRVGDWVLAIGNPFGLEQTVTAGIISAKGRVIGAGPYDNFIQTDASINPGNSGGPLFNMEGKVIGINAVIIAQGQGIGFAIPINMAKTVLPDLKSKGKVTRAWLGVSVQDVTDDIAKSFKLKESGGALVSEVFKGDPADKAGLRTGDLITEVNGKKIKDTHELLLTIASFHVGDKVEIKALRDGQEKTFRIVVTERRDQPEVASAEETAQNFGMVIQDITPEIARYLGIASRRGVIVVDVKDGSTADENGIQPQDIILQVNNVKISSMKEYLRETSKKSAKNSVLLLIKRGKATFFVSLRK
- a CDS encoding endonuclease III domain-containing protein, whose product is MYRGHYLLAIYETLNAHFGDLHWWPGDSPFEVIVGAILTQNTAWRNVESAISKLKTKGILYPEGIFKTDDQTLADLIRPSGYYNIKTQRLKSFIRFLYEVYNGNLDSMFAEDLWRLRGKLLTVKGIGEETADSILLYAGNKPIFVVDAYTRRILQRHDIIRRDTTYTERFLNVTRN
- a CDS encoding ABC transporter ATP-binding protein — translated: MLLAIENLSVEIAEKEVLRDVNLAIGQGETHVLFGKNGSGKTTLLMAIMGFSGCRITGGKITFKGVDITHLPINERAKLGIGMSFQRPPTVRGLKVHDLIRTFNNNSEETIEQVAGSLNFTEFMERDINLGFSGGEIKKSELLQLIVQNPELILLDEPESGVDLENIKIIGRVIKKLLQKNLRRQRFKSGLVITHTGLILNYLEADKGHLMLNGRITCEGNPREMFETIESRGYEECARCQR
- a CDS encoding SufD family Fe-S cluster assembly protein, with amino-acid sequence MSKIDEKARTALKKKSLYGPDIDLDCFRSEAVSHEYDPDLSNFSEGEKKHIEGVGFLTSHGERTGSFVMKDHSPVQCSIRQDGVELLSMNDALKKYYGLTDYWWKAVDIDADKYTAQAAVAFHDGYFIRARAGIKAEYPVQACLYISSEGIAQNVHNMVIAEEDSELHIITGCTTAPHLKKGLHVGVSEFYIKKGATVTFTMLHTWGEEIVVRPRTSVWVEEGATFMSNYVCMKMAKSVQMYPSVRLKGRNAVARINTILVAPKGSDLDIGGRVSLEAPGTKAEIISRAITRGGNIIARGLLIGQVADVKAHLECNGLILSEEGRIRAIPELDGWVAGVEMSHEAAVGKISQDEIEYLMSRGLSEDEATALIVRGFLNVKMEGLPKELQDEIERIVYETGSSVF
- a CDS encoding CehA/McbA family metallohydrolase: MPVINQVPMSYLYDYTGVIHIHSAYSFDGRTSMPDILEAARRNSLDFVMLTDHSNLRAREEGFEGWNGDTLLIVGQEIAPRFNHYIAFETNTPVIFPEDEQDINPQIYIDHVRAQGGIGFIAHPDHEGTNMFHVKHFPWLDWTATGYTGIGIWDFMSDWQSTLNGYIGALFSYFFPAFFLRGPKEETLQRWDRLNQSSKVVGIGELDNHNSIVKALGFNFSVFPFAKAFKFLRTHVITETPFAKDKKRDIELLLSALKQGRVYIAGEYYQEAKGFSFVLTDNKRNATMGDDFMLDGEACLATMLPVTAKVRIIKDGMLFIEETTHNLTCHIRQQGVYRVEAYLKVFGKYLPWIFSNPIYVKSG
- a CDS encoding lysophospholipid acyltransferase family protein: MIKHLSRFALKYGLIPCAHYLIRLYFSLVRIRTINEDIIFNHLKGGKKAIVAIWHQRIMLILSYAGRFGGYKPSVMISQSRDGEIIARVANRLNFRPVRGSSSRGGKGALSSMITDLAQHPLAAHVLDGPSGPRGVIKPGLIVMARSSGVPIFPVYISVDRAWVLNSWDRTLIPKPFSTITVRWDDPIVVPEDIDEEAFESTRKQIEQHMKEDQNKDDAEKGWRSPLL
- a CDS encoding glutaminyl-peptide cyclotransferase produces the protein MSIGQASWGNASSLYAEPNLAPIDTTGATIHGFRIINTYPHDPEAFTQGLVFHKGYLYEGTGRHGHSTLRKVELKTGGILKSHRLPIEYFGEGITIWQNKLIQLTWQSHTGFIYDLQSFRLLRTFSYPTEGWGITCDGNNLIMSDGTAILRFLDPRKFTMVKQIEVKDRGRPIPYLNELEYIKGEIFANIWDTGYIARISPQTGRVLGWIDLRGLYRLVDNGKRVDVLNGIAYDTKNNRLFVTGKFWPKLFEIRLEAQK